A DNA window from Paenibacillus andongensis contains the following coding sequences:
- the fliY gene encoding flagellar motor switch phosphatase FliY: MTNNRDYLSQEEIDALLRQSSDDSSASSFNGPPIVEDYLSPLEQDALGEIGNITFGSAATALSTLLGKKVDITTPKVSIIGKDELEEQFPRPHVAVHVNYVDGFDGINLLVIKTRDAQVIADLMMGGDGTGGDENLSEIHISAVQEAMNQMMGSSATSMSTIFNRFVNISPPGIDILNLSKGEGKLPDEDVFIKISFRLTIGDLIDSNIMQLLPVPFAKEMVSILMGGDSDSSMEVAPAAQAPAPAAPSPVHTQEAHTQPAAAPGSIYEQPMYQQQQPMYEQPMYQQPPMGQPMYPPQQPMYPPQQPMYQQPPAAYGGMPNRNVNVQPVQFGNLQSGSMAQADDTNLNLLLDIPLKVTVELGRTHKVIKDILELSQGSIIELDKLAGEPVDILVNNKLIAKGEVVVIDENFGVRVTDIVNQWERIQKLQ; the protein is encoded by the coding sequence ATGACGAATAACAGAGATTATTTGTCCCAGGAAGAGATCGATGCTTTGTTGAGACAGTCATCGGACGATAGTTCAGCCTCTTCTTTTAACGGGCCTCCTATAGTTGAAGACTATTTATCTCCCCTAGAACAGGATGCACTGGGTGAAATTGGAAATATCACTTTCGGTAGTGCAGCCACAGCGCTTTCTACATTGCTTGGAAAGAAAGTAGACATTACGACTCCGAAGGTTTCTATTATTGGTAAAGACGAATTGGAAGAGCAGTTTCCAAGACCTCATGTAGCCGTTCATGTGAATTATGTTGATGGTTTTGATGGGATTAATCTACTTGTCATTAAAACACGCGATGCTCAGGTCATTGCTGATTTAATGATGGGCGGTGATGGTACCGGCGGTGATGAGAATCTTAGTGAAATTCACATCAGTGCTGTTCAAGAAGCCATGAATCAAATGATGGGATCTTCTGCTACGTCCATGTCTACCATCTTTAATCGATTTGTCAATATCTCTCCTCCAGGAATCGACATATTAAATTTGTCGAAAGGAGAAGGAAAACTACCCGACGAGGACGTATTTATAAAGATATCGTTCCGACTAACCATTGGCGATCTTATTGATTCTAACATCATGCAATTATTACCTGTTCCATTCGCCAAAGAAATGGTATCGATTCTTATGGGTGGTGATTCTGACTCTTCAATGGAGGTTGCACCTGCGGCTCAAGCACCTGCTCCTGCAGCGCCGTCACCAGTACATACACAGGAAGCTCATACGCAGCCTGCAGCAGCTCCAGGTTCCATTTACGAGCAGCCTATGTACCAACAACAGCAGCCCATGTATGAACAACCGATGTATCAACAGCCACCAATGGGGCAGCCGATGTATCCACCACAACAGCCCATGTACCCGCCACAGCAACCCATGTATCAGCAGCCTCCGGCAGCTTATGGTGGGATGCCCAATCGGAATGTAAATGTTCAACCCGTTCAATTCGGGAATTTACAATCGGGTTCAATGGCGCAAGCTGATGATACAAACCTTAATTTACTACTAGATATACCTCTTAAGGTAACTGTAGAATTAGGCAGAACACACAAGGTGATTAAAGACATCTTAGAACTTTCCCAGGGATCGATCATTGAATTGGATAAGCTGGCAGGTGAGCCTGTAGATATCTTAGTAAATAATAAGTTGATTGCCAAAGGTGAAGTTGTCGTCATCGATGAAAATTTTGGGGTTCGTGTTACTGACATTGTTAACCAATGGGAACGAATTCAAAAGTTACAATAA
- a CDS encoding response regulator, translating to MANRILIVDDAAFMRMMIRDILSKNGYEVCGEANDGAQAIEKYKELKPDLITMDITMPEMDGIQALKEIKKIEPSAKVIMCSAMGQQAMVIDAIQAGAKDFIVKPFQADRVIEAIKKTLG from the coding sequence ATGGCTAACCGTATTCTAATTGTTGATGATGCTGCATTTATGAGAATGATGATTCGTGATATTTTATCTAAAAATGGTTATGAGGTTTGTGGAGAAGCGAATGATGGTGCTCAAGCCATCGAAAAATATAAGGAATTGAAACCTGATTTAATTACCATGGATATTACGATGCCTGAGATGGACGGTATACAAGCATTGAAAGAAATTAAAAAAATTGAGCCTTCTGCAAAGGTCATTATGTGTTCCGCAATGGGGCAGCAAGCCATGGTAATTGATGCTATTCAAGCAGGAGCAAAAGACTTTATCGTGAAACCATTTCAAGCAGACCGTGTTATCGAAGCGATTAAAAAGACTCTAGGTTAA
- a CDS encoding flagellar biosynthetic protein FliO — protein MRRLESKRLITALISVVALLYTNSMSFAETEPGQGLPTSEFPTTDSFSSFGMIVKVIFFLVLIILLFFVLMKYIAKKNKGTMFGNSIRSLGGVPLGQNKSIQIVEIGHSLFVVGVGENIQLLDKINDADEVAYISELLTSSQDDRVGFGAISKWISKLPVRKKEIEEEVEITSSFQQVFHDRLQRVSNRNKDAHEWLSDQKHTDRLNDE, from the coding sequence ATGAGAAGACTCGAATCGAAACGACTGATTACTGCGCTAATAAGTGTAGTCGCATTGTTATATACCAATTCCATGAGCTTTGCTGAAACAGAGCCGGGACAAGGTCTTCCAACATCGGAATTTCCGACGACCGACTCATTTAGTTCGTTTGGCATGATTGTTAAGGTCATATTCTTTCTCGTATTAATTATTCTCTTATTCTTTGTACTTATGAAGTACATCGCTAAGAAAAATAAAGGCACTATGTTCGGGAACTCAATACGTTCTTTAGGTGGGGTTCCCCTCGGACAAAATAAATCGATTCAGATCGTTGAAATTGGTCATTCGCTCTTCGTGGTTGGCGTCGGTGAGAACATTCAATTGTTGGATAAAATCAATGACGCCGATGAAGTTGCCTACATCTCGGAATTGCTTACTTCATCTCAGGATGATCGCGTAGGCTTTGGTGCAATAAGTAAGTGGATAAGCAAACTTCCTGTTAGAAAGAAAGAGATCGAGGAAGAAGTAGAAATCACTTCATCCTTTCAACAAGTATTTCATGATAGGCTGCAGAGAGTATCAAACCGTAATAAAGATGCTCACGAATGGCTTTCTGATCAAAAACATACAGATCGGTTGAATGATGAATGA
- the fliP gene encoding flagellar type III secretion system pore protein FliP (The bacterial flagellar biogenesis protein FliP forms a type III secretion system (T3SS)-type pore required for flagellar assembly.): MKRNKLVLTLLIVLISVFLLSLTASAAETDPNNPIPGLNVNIGTSGTAGGSSNTVTLLLLLTVLSLAPSFLILMTSFTRIVIVLGFVRTSLGTQQMPPNQVLIGLALFLTFFIMSPTLGEVNQTALQPYLKGEINQTQAFEKASLPMKKFMFKHTRQKDLKLFLDYTKAKAPTGVEDIPITSLVPAYAISELKSAFQMGFMIFIPFLVIDMVVSSTLMAMGMMMLPPVMISLPFKILLFILVDGWYLVVRSLLLSYG; the protein is encoded by the coding sequence ATGAAAAGAAATAAATTAGTTCTTACACTTCTGATTGTATTGATTTCAGTGTTCCTTTTATCACTGACAGCTTCTGCTGCTGAAACAGATCCAAACAATCCGATCCCTGGTTTAAATGTGAATATTGGGACTAGTGGCACTGCCGGTGGATCTTCTAACACAGTAACCTTACTGCTCTTATTAACCGTATTAAGTCTTGCACCATCTTTTCTAATTCTAATGACTAGTTTCACAAGAATTGTCATCGTGCTTGGATTCGTTCGAACATCACTTGGAACCCAGCAGATGCCGCCTAATCAGGTTTTAATCGGACTAGCTCTGTTTTTAACCTTTTTTATTATGTCTCCTACCTTGGGAGAGGTTAATCAAACAGCTCTACAGCCTTATCTGAAGGGTGAAATTAATCAGACCCAGGCTTTTGAGAAAGCATCCTTACCCATGAAGAAGTTTATGTTCAAACATACACGTCAGAAGGATCTTAAGTTGTTCTTAGACTATACCAAAGCTAAGGCACCAACAGGCGTAGAAGATATACCGATTACTTCATTAGTTCCGGCATACGCAATAAGTGAACTGAAATCAGCTTTCCAGATGGGGTTCATGATTTTCATCCCGTTTCTGGTCATAGATATGGTTGTATCCAGTACCTTAATGGCAATGGGAATGATGATGTTACCGCCTGTTATGATTTCACTCCCTTTTAAAATTCTACTTTTCATACTTGTAGATGGTTGGTATCTTGTGGTGAGATCATTACTCCTAAGCTATGGTTGA
- the fliQ gene encoding flagellar biosynthesis protein FliQ: MGSEFVIRIAGEAVYTVLKASAPMLIIGLVVGLIISIFQATTQIQEQTLAFVPKIVAVLLSILIFGPWIMNTLVDFTFNLLNNLYKFVG, encoded by the coding sequence ATGGGCTCTGAATTTGTAATACGAATTGCTGGTGAGGCTGTTTATACCGTGCTTAAAGCAAGTGCGCCCATGCTTATTATTGGGCTTGTCGTTGGTCTGATCATCAGTATTTTTCAAGCAACGACGCAGATTCAAGAACAAACCTTAGCGTTTGTTCCCAAAATTGTTGCGGTTCTGCTGTCAATCTTAATATTTGGACCTTGGATCATGAATACACTGGTTGACTTTACCTTTAATTTACTCAACAACCTTTACAAATTCGTTGGATAG
- the fliR gene encoding flagellar biosynthetic protein FliR: protein MTYFFQVIPIFLLIFCRITSFFVVVPILSSRNVPMMFKIGLSVFISLIIFATMGLDKPIPMDGEYILLIIREMLVGVLLGFLAYIFFTVVQTAGSFMDMQIGFSMASVIDPLTGVSSPMLGNLKYMIAVLLFLSFDGHHYLIRAIIDSYRWIPLDNQLFARIYDGQISNFLFQSLSKMFYLSFQLAAPIIAALFLTDLGLGLLTRVAPQFNIFVIGAPLKMILGFFLLIILFPELISQFQYLFATIFDYMEKLLQLISGTQQPSPK, encoded by the coding sequence ATGACATACTTTTTTCAAGTTATTCCTATCTTTCTGCTTATTTTTTGTCGAATTACATCGTTCTTTGTCGTAGTACCTATTCTCTCTTCGAGAAATGTTCCGATGATGTTCAAAATCGGTCTTTCTGTATTCATCTCGTTAATCATTTTTGCGACTATGGGGCTGGATAAACCCATTCCCATGGATGGTGAATATATTCTATTGATCATTCGTGAAATGCTTGTTGGCGTTTTACTTGGTTTTCTCGCTTATATCTTTTTTACAGTTGTCCAGACTGCCGGCTCTTTCATGGATATGCAAATCGGTTTCAGTATGGCGAGTGTAATTGATCCTCTAACAGGGGTCTCAAGCCCAATGTTAGGTAACCTTAAGTATATGATCGCCGTGCTGCTTTTTCTTTCATTTGATGGGCACCATTATTTGATCAGAGCGATTATTGACAGCTACCGTTGGATACCGCTGGACAATCAACTGTTCGCACGTATCTATGATGGACAAATTTCCAATTTCTTGTTTCAATCGCTGTCTAAAATGTTTTATCTTTCGTTTCAACTTGCTGCTCCTATCATAGCAGCCCTTTTTTTGACTGATTTGGGGTTGGGGCTCTTAACGAGGGTTGCTCCGCAATTCAATATTTTCGTTATCGGCGCACCTTTGAAAATGATACTTGGCTTTTTTCTGCTAATTATTCTTTTCCCAGAATTAATCTCACAATTCCAATATTTATTTGCAACCATTTTTGATTACATGGAGAAGTTGCTTCAACTGATTAGCGGCACACAGCAACCATCACCTAAGTAG
- the flhB gene encoding flagellar biosynthesis protein FlhB translates to MSQTFRLKLDLQWFAGEKTESATAKKRQDARKKGQVAKSMDLPAAFILLFSFLSFLMFGGYMKEKMVNIFRNVYENQLTMDVTSANVQVLFVDLVQQGLTILAPIFILVVLVAFIGNYAQIGFMFIGDTLMMKFNKINPIEGFKRIFSLRTVMDFLKSTLKMLIIGYVVYTTLMGEKAKLLGLGHAPLESTFSFIASVTLKLGIKIGAILIVLAIFDFIYQKYEYEKSLKMSKQDIKDEYKKSEGDPLIKGKIRAKQRQMAMQRMMQEVPKADVIITNPTHFAVALKYDSNNMQAPTVIAKGADYVALKIKEVAKKNGIMTMENKPLARAIFAQVEIGDSIPAELFQAVAEVLAYVYKVKGKTN, encoded by the coding sequence GTGTCCCAAACATTTCGATTGAAGCTCGATTTACAATGGTTTGCTGGGGAAAAGACGGAATCTGCGACAGCAAAGAAAAGGCAAGATGCTCGTAAAAAGGGTCAAGTTGCGAAGAGCATGGACTTACCTGCGGCATTTATTTTATTATTTTCATTTCTATCGTTCCTCATGTTCGGTGGTTATATGAAAGAGAAGATGGTCAATATTTTTCGCAACGTCTATGAAAATCAACTGACGATGGACGTTACTTCTGCAAACGTTCAGGTACTATTCGTAGATTTAGTCCAACAAGGGTTAACCATTTTAGCTCCCATTTTCATCCTAGTTGTTTTAGTTGCTTTTATTGGAAATTATGCACAAATTGGCTTTATGTTCATTGGCGATACCCTGATGATGAAGTTTAACAAAATTAATCCGATCGAGGGATTCAAACGAATTTTTTCGCTACGAACCGTGATGGATTTTCTTAAGTCGACACTGAAGATGTTAATTATCGGTTATGTCGTGTACACGACATTAATGGGGGAAAAAGCTAAACTACTGGGCCTTGGCCATGCGCCACTGGAGAGTACATTTTCATTTATTGCCTCGGTCACGCTTAAACTAGGGATCAAAATTGGCGCGATATTAATTGTCCTTGCCATTTTTGATTTCATTTATCAAAAGTATGAATATGAGAAAAGTCTCAAAATGTCCAAACAGGATATTAAAGATGAGTATAAGAAGAGTGAAGGGGATCCACTTATCAAAGGAAAGATCCGTGCGAAGCAGCGCCAGATGGCCATGCAGCGTATGATGCAAGAGGTTCCCAAAGCAGATGTAATTATTACTAATCCAACCCATTTTGCGGTTGCTTTGAAATATGATTCGAATAATATGCAAGCCCCGACTGTTATTGCTAAGGGCGCAGATTATGTTGCTTTAAAGATTAAAGAAGTTGCGAAGAAAAACGGAATTATGACGATGGAAAATAAACCGCTTGCTCGAGCGATCTTTGCACAGGTGGAAATTGGTGACTCCATTCCCGCTGAGCTGTTCCAGGCTGTCGCAGAAGTATTGGCTTATGTATATAAGGTGAAGGGCAAAACGAACTAA
- the flhA gene encoding flagellar biosynthesis protein FlhA — protein MKIKDLLVLIGIIGIVLMMIVPVPIPLLDFLLIINISIALMIILVAMNTKEALQFSIFPSLLLITTLFRLALNVSTTRNILSHAEAGDVVRTFGSFVAQGNIVVGFVVFLILVLVQFIVITKGSERVAEVAARFTLDAMPGKQMSIDADLNAGLINEVQARERRQKIEREADFYGAMDGASKFVKGDAIAGIIILVINLIGGFIIGMTMKGMSFTKALETFSILTIGDGLVSQIPALLISTAAGIIVTRASSEGNLGHDITKQLTGQPKLLYIVAGTLMVLGLFTPIHWYTTFPIAGLLIYAAFKMQKNLEREAIKEEQLVEEQQIEEVRSPESVISLLQVDPIEFEFGYGLIPLADTQQGGDLLDRIILIRRQCALELGVVVPVIRIRDNIQLRPNEYIIKIKGNTVARGELLLNHYLAMSPGIDDDSIAGIETTEPAFGLPAIWIDEVTKERAELSGYTVVDPPSVVATHLTEIIKKHTHELLGRQETKALIENVRESYPALVDDLIPSVLSVGDVQKVLAKLLREKISVRDLVTILETLADYGSYTKDPEILTEYVRQSLSRQITQQFTSLGDSLKVITVGPSVEKKIADSVQQSDQGSYLALDPSSSQIIYHRVSEQVSKLIQSGQQPVILTSPTIRMYLRQLLERTLQDIPVLSYSELEPSVEIQSMGVVNL, from the coding sequence ATGAAGATCAAGGATTTATTGGTTCTTATAGGTATTATCGGTATTGTATTAATGATGATTGTACCGGTTCCAATCCCTTTGCTGGATTTTCTATTAATAATAAATATATCGATTGCTTTAATGATTATTTTGGTTGCTATGAATACAAAAGAAGCGCTTCAGTTCTCAATCTTCCCTTCTTTACTTTTGATTACGACATTGTTTCGTTTAGCGTTAAACGTCTCCACTACGCGGAACATTTTGTCGCATGCAGAAGCAGGCGACGTGGTCAGAACTTTTGGTTCTTTCGTTGCTCAAGGCAATATCGTTGTGGGATTCGTCGTGTTTCTCATCCTTGTCTTGGTACAATTCATCGTAATTACCAAAGGTTCTGAGCGCGTTGCCGAGGTTGCAGCGAGATTTACACTCGATGCGATGCCGGGAAAACAAATGAGTATTGACGCAGATTTGAATGCAGGCTTAATCAACGAGGTCCAAGCTCGTGAACGTAGACAAAAGATTGAACGAGAAGCTGATTTCTACGGAGCTATGGATGGTGCAAGTAAGTTTGTTAAAGGGGATGCCATTGCCGGTATCATCATCCTTGTCATCAATCTGATTGGTGGCTTCATTATTGGGATGACGATGAAAGGGATGTCTTTTACCAAAGCACTAGAAACATTCTCGATTCTAACCATTGGTGATGGACTCGTCAGTCAAATTCCTGCTCTGTTGATTTCAACGGCTGCGGGTATTATCGTAACTCGGGCATCATCAGAAGGAAATTTAGGTCACGATATCACCAAACAGTTAACCGGACAACCTAAACTTCTTTATATTGTTGCAGGTACTCTTATGGTGCTTGGCCTATTCACACCCATTCATTGGTACACTACGTTCCCGATTGCCGGATTGTTAATTTACGCCGCTTTTAAAATGCAAAAGAATTTGGAGCGCGAAGCGATCAAAGAAGAACAATTGGTTGAAGAGCAGCAAATTGAGGAAGTTCGTAGTCCTGAAAGTGTCATTTCCTTATTACAAGTCGATCCTATTGAATTTGAATTCGGGTATGGTTTAATACCTCTTGCTGATACTCAACAAGGTGGGGATTTACTAGATCGGATTATTTTGATTCGCCGACAATGTGCGCTTGAACTTGGGGTTGTTGTACCCGTAATTCGTATTCGCGACAACATTCAACTGCGGCCGAATGAGTATATCATCAAAATAAAAGGCAATACGGTAGCACGCGGCGAACTACTTCTTAATCACTACCTAGCCATGAGTCCTGGCATAGATGATGATTCAATTGCAGGCATTGAAACGACTGAGCCTGCCTTTGGATTGCCTGCTATATGGATAGATGAAGTGACCAAAGAAAGAGCGGAGCTATCTGGCTACACAGTCGTTGATCCTCCTTCAGTAGTGGCTACACATTTAACCGAAATTATTAAGAAACATACACATGAACTTCTGGGTCGTCAAGAAACTAAAGCACTTATTGAGAATGTTCGCGAGTCATATCCAGCACTTGTTGATGATCTTATTCCTTCCGTGTTGTCGGTGGGGGACGTTCAAAAGGTATTGGCTAAGTTACTGCGTGAGAAAATTTCTGTGCGTGACTTGGTAACGATATTAGAAACACTTGCTGATTATGGCTCTTATACGAAGGATCCGGAAATACTGACTGAGTATGTAAGACAATCACTGTCTAGACAAATTACTCAACAGTTTACTTCTTTAGGAGATTCCCTAAAAGTCATTACGGTTGGTCCTTCTGTAGAAAAGAAAATTGCGGATTCTGTTCAGCAATCTGACCAAGGCAGCTATTTAGCACTTGACCCATCCTCTTCACAAATTATTTATCACCGTGTCAGTGAGCAGGTTTCTAAATTAATTCAATCTGGACAACAGCCAGTTATTTTAACCTCACCAACGATTCGGATGTATTTAAGACAATTGCTTGAGAGAACTTTGCAAGATATTCCAGTATTGTCCTACAGCGAATTAGAGCCTAGCGTTGAAATTCAGAGTATGGGGGTAGTCAATTTATGA
- the flhF gene encoding flagellar biosynthesis protein FlhF has protein sequence MRVKRYVVDSMPDALQKIRTDLGKDAVILNTKEIRTGGFLGLFGKKKIEVIAAIDGANTNQGGAAQRFTPQPQPQSQQQRVMSQDQIPKAQSHLSDFPEVPDVIAPVAIKKEPVTVSAGVETQKTFASQQSYSPVSVNTPNRAILKDEHLLEELKQMKEMMRKLTHASEESNLPEPLQKIEQRLIDQEVDPTLVRQIMDEVIADFQLADEPVTDETAVQVVRSKLGQMLQSERSKQISPETRVVHFVGPTGVGKTTTIAKLAAEQVLKYQRKVGFITSDTYRIAAIEQLKTYGTILNVPLEVVFSPQDLAKAFHNLAECDVIFMDTAGRNFRNEMYVSELNSLLKTQGNSETILVLSLTTKYRDMRAITNNFNKFKLDKVLFTKMDETDSYGAIVNIVNEFSLQLSYVTNGQSVPDDITEMNEWQIIDLLLEEPKA, from the coding sequence ATGAGAGTAAAAAGATACGTTGTCGATTCCATGCCAGACGCTTTACAAAAAATTCGCACGGATTTAGGCAAGGATGCTGTAATCCTCAATACCAAGGAAATTCGCACAGGGGGTTTTCTTGGTCTATTCGGTAAGAAAAAGATCGAAGTTATCGCAGCAATTGATGGAGCAAACACGAATCAAGGAGGGGCTGCTCAGCGGTTTACACCCCAACCTCAGCCTCAGTCTCAACAGCAAAGAGTCATGAGTCAAGATCAAATTCCAAAAGCCCAATCTCATCTATCTGATTTTCCAGAAGTCCCAGATGTGATCGCTCCTGTTGCAATCAAAAAAGAACCAGTTACCGTAAGCGCAGGTGTTGAGACGCAAAAAACTTTTGCTTCACAGCAGTCTTACTCACCGGTTTCAGTAAATACGCCTAATAGAGCTATTCTCAAAGATGAGCACCTCTTGGAGGAGCTCAAACAAATGAAGGAAATGATGAGAAAGCTTACTCATGCGTCCGAGGAGTCAAATCTCCCTGAACCATTACAGAAGATTGAACAACGATTAATAGACCAAGAAGTTGATCCTACATTAGTACGTCAAATCATGGATGAAGTTATTGCCGATTTTCAGCTTGCAGATGAGCCTGTAACAGACGAGACAGCTGTTCAAGTCGTACGATCCAAACTTGGGCAAATGCTTCAGTCTGAACGCAGCAAACAAATTTCTCCAGAAACTCGCGTAGTACATTTTGTAGGTCCAACAGGAGTTGGAAAAACGACAACCATAGCAAAGTTAGCAGCAGAACAAGTGTTGAAGTATCAACGTAAGGTTGGCTTTATTACTTCAGACACGTATCGAATTGCGGCCATTGAGCAGTTAAAAACATATGGAACAATCTTGAATGTCCCACTTGAAGTTGTTTTCTCACCTCAGGATTTAGCGAAAGCATTTCATAATCTAGCAGAATGTGACGTCATTTTCATGGATACGGCTGGTCGTAATTTTCGCAATGAAATGTATGTTTCGGAACTTAACTCTTTGCTTAAGACACAAGGAAATAGTGAGACCATTCTGGTTTTGAGCTTAACAACAAAGTATCGGGACATGAGAGCGATCACGAATAATTTTAATAAGTTTAAGCTAGACAAAGTATTATTCACCAAGATGGATGAAACTGACTCCTACGGTGCTATTGTAAATATTGTTAACGAGTTCTCACTACAACTTTCGTATGTTACGAACGGTCAAAGTGTACCCGACGATATTACAGAAATGAATGAGTGGCAAATCATCGATTTGTTATTGGAGGAACCTAAAGCATGA
- a CDS encoding MinD/ParA family protein has product MKDQAEGLRNLVQLQNDKGTKATRIITVTSGKGGVGKSNFTLNFALTLQSQGYKVLVFDADIGLANIDVLMGISSKYNLYHLLKKEKTIWEIIQKGYNDLDFIAGGSGFNDLLRLTDEELNYFAEQVMQLNGYVDFIIFDTGAGLSKETLKFILAAEEAFVVTTPEPTSITDAYAIIKMVNSMGHDVSFKLVINRVTDAKEGKHTADKISLVAKQFLDIHIPTLGFVDDDVAVSKAVKKQIPFTVAFPNSAASRSLQMLVANYMNGYRVIETPSSGVKGFLNKMMKLLK; this is encoded by the coding sequence ATGAAGGATCAAGCAGAAGGGTTGCGGAACCTGGTACAGTTACAGAATGACAAAGGCACAAAAGCAACCAGGATTATTACCGTGACTAGCGGAAAGGGAGGCGTAGGTAAATCCAATTTTACGCTAAACTTTGCTTTAACGCTTCAGTCCCAAGGTTATAAGGTTCTTGTCTTTGATGCAGATATTGGGCTTGCCAACATCGATGTGCTGATGGGGATTTCTTCCAAATACAATTTATATCACTTGTTGAAAAAGGAAAAAACGATCTGGGAAATTATCCAGAAAGGCTACAATGATTTAGATTTTATAGCAGGTGGGTCTGGCTTTAACGATTTACTTCGATTAACCGATGAAGAACTGAACTACTTTGCCGAGCAAGTCATGCAGCTTAACGGATATGTTGATTTTATCATTTTTGACACAGGGGCCGGATTGTCCAAAGAAACGCTGAAATTTATACTTGCTGCCGAAGAAGCGTTTGTAGTAACAACGCCTGAGCCTACTTCCATAACAGATGCTTATGCCATTATAAAAATGGTTAACTCCATGGGACATGATGTTTCTTTTAAACTTGTTATTAACCGAGTAACCGATGCAAAAGAAGGTAAGCACACGGCTGATAAAATTTCTTTAGTAGCTAAACAATTTCTGGATATCCATATCCCTACACTAGGATTCGTTGATGATGACGTGGCTGTGTCTAAGGCGGTTAAAAAGCAAATTCCTTTTACGGTTGCTTTTCCGAATTCAGCTGCATCACGAAGTCTTCAAATGTTAGTTGCTAATTATATGAATGGTTATCGAGTAATCGAAACGCCATCATCCGGTGTCAAGGGCTTTTTAAATAAAATGATGAAACTTTTGAAATAG